CCGGGAGATTCGGGATACAACGAGTCGCCATACTCATCAGAGATTTGAATGAGAATCTTGACCGCATCTTCCCATTGCTGCTCAGTCAGATAATCGCGTACGGACCCCATTTTCTTGAGTACCGTATTATTGACATCCAGTGATACAGATTCTCGAAAGCGGGATGTGATGACCTGCGATTCCGGTTGCGCCAGACCAATCTCAGTTGAGAAACTGAACGCTCCGCATACTAAAAGAGCGATACAACCGCGAAGTCTCTGCATGGTCCTGAATTCCTCACCATTTTCAACAACGGTTTACAGGCACTAAAAAGGACACGCCCGGTTAGACGTGTCCCTATCTGAAACCTCTGAAATTCAGAGAGTTCTTATTTCGTTTCAAATTGCGATGGTTTGAATTTAACTTCACCCATATCAACGGTTTCACCCGGCTTGATGTTCACGGTAAATTTGCGATCCAGATAGCCAGCTCTTTCCTGCCAGATACGGAAATCATTTTTTCCGGCAGGCAGGTTTTCAATCGTAAATTTGCCGTCTTTATCAGAAACCACAGCGTAGGGATGATCCACAACAAACCAGTAAGCAGTCATCCAGGGGTGAATGTCACATTTCACCTGCATGGGCAAAATTTCTGGAATGACGTTTTCGACTTCTTTACCTTCACGATCATTGGGAGCGAGGATAAAATTTACCGCCTGATTTTTGAGCGGAAAGGTATGAGTATTATGGGCAACAGGATCACCTGACTTAACGATTACTTTCTGATCGGTCCGCACAACCAAAGCGTGTGGTTCGAAAGTACAGCCTTTCTGATCAAAGACAATGGACTTCTCTTTTGACTCTTTCAAATCAGGATGGACATCTTTAGCCCGTCTCATATACATGAAGACATTGGCTATCCCTTTGTTTTCCGAATTGATGACCAGGTCATTATTCAAATGCTCCATTGCCGCACATACGGTGGGGTCTTTGACAGTCGGGTCACCTTTGGCACGCTGTACGACAGGTTTGGGAACCTCACCATCATAAACAAACCGGCCTGTTACCGATCCCCAACCTGCTGCAGAAACGGTTTCCGGTAAGAGAAAACAGAAACCAGAAATCAGGAGAGCAGCAATTAATATCCGGCTAAGATTCAACTTTCGCATAATTAAAATACCTCGTCTATTTGAATATGATTGATCAGACCATCGTGAGGAAGGAGCACGGAAACCCTGTTGACGCTGTCGCTTCAAACCAGGAAAACTGCACTGTAGGAAGGTAACAAGTCAAGCGAGATCCGTATTTTCTACAAACCACCCGCTTTGTGTGTATGTATTCTATAGTCAGGATGACACAAAAAACTACCAAAATCAAGTATCCATGAAACAGGATTACAGCAATTTCTGGGATCAAAGCGGCCTAAAATACAGAATCTATCGAAAATGGTTGCCGTAAACCCTGCTCTGAAAACCGTACAGAACGACAGATCGTCACCTTCGAAAGACATTTATTTTATAAGACCCTGCAATACCTGCTCCAGAAACTCGCTCCCCTCCCGGATCTCAACACCGATTTCGACCCCCCAGACCGGAACGCCACAAAACATAGGTTCACTCATTTTTACTAAATCCTTACCTGTTGTCAGAATCAGGTCGACTTCGGCCTCCCTGGCCTGGGCCCCGATCTCCTGCACATCATCGCTGGAGTAATGATGATGATCTGCGAATACCTGAAGCCCGGCGACATCAAATCCAGCCTGCTCCAGCGTGAGTCGAAAGCCTGCTGGATTTCCAATCGCGCAAAATGCCCAGACCCGTTTACCATTGACGGACTTCAGGGACAGTGCTTCATTCTTCACATTGATCAAAACGCGGGGCTGAAACGTGGCTGTCGCGATTCGATCAGCGGGAACCAGCCTGGTTAATTCCTGGCTCAATTGCTCCAGTTCGGGAGCGGAACATTGATCGACGCGTGTCAGAATCACAAAGTCAGCGCGCCTGAGTGACGATTTTGGCTCGCGCATTAATCCCCGGGGCAGCAGAGAACCGTAGCCCCACGGACAAACAGCGTCGATCAAAACCAGATCAACAGTTCGCTCCAGCTTTCGATGCTGAAACCCGTCATCCAGGATCAGTATCTGAGCCCCCTCTTGAATGGCCTTTACTGCGGAATCACCACGGTCCGGATTCTGAAAATGGGGAACGCCGGGACACAGTCGATCCAGCAACAGTTTTTCATCATTCACTTCACCCGGTAGCGCTCGATATCCACGGCTCAGCAGCGCAACCTGCTTTTGATGGTTCTGAAACCATTGTGTGAGATAAGCGACGAAAGGAGTCTTACCAGTCCCTCCCGTAGTCAGATTCCCCAGACTGATCACAGGTACTTCAACAGTTCTGACACTTCGAAGTCGCCAGTCAAACATCCGATTACGAACACTGACACCGACTCGATACAGCAGGCTCAGAAATCGGAAGCAGGGTTTATAAAGCAGACGGGCGCGCCAGTCCTGTCTCTGGCCCGAGATGATTCTCAGATATTCCACTTCGTCCACGAATCAGCCTGCCTGCAAACACTACAGCATGAAATGAGTCGGCGGTGACATTACAAAGAACACGCCCTGTTCAGAACATGATAGCTGAGTCGTTTCCGTCTGGCTAATCAGCAGCCAGACTTAGTGACACAATCTACTATCATGCTCTCTACAGGGCGTCGTTTCGGTCGGAAAACCCAACCGTTTCTATTGTATTCCGCTTATTTTCACAGAAATAATTTCCTGTTTACTGAGGTCTTGTCTGGCCTGATTCGTACTTCTTATAACTCAGTTCTACAATTCGTCCCATGATCAGCCTGACGCGCTGTGTTTGTGGAACGCGACCGGTTTCCGGAAAAATGGCATAGACCTGATAAACATGCTGAATGCCGGGAATCAAAGGCCGCTTTGTAACGAATTCCCAGATGTCATCGTTCTCAGGATCTCGATAGCCTATCATCTCATCCCGTTGGCGATTTAAAGCGACGACCCGAATATCGGTTGCGCCCGGGGCATACACATCCAGGCCCGCGTCGCGTGGATGACCTTCCGGACCATCGGCGGGCATCGTTCGAGTCGGACGCATATAGGCAGTGCCCATCGTCCCCGGGTAGTGCAGAATCCGAGGTCGCATTGGTGCCGCCTGTAATGGCATCGGTTGCAACCCTAACTGCGGCGACAGACCACCGGCTGGCATCCCATCAAAATCAGCAACATCACTTCCAGACTGGCACGACTGGCAACCGCCGCGCGAATTGTTTCCCATACCATAGACGGCTCCCTGATAATAATGATCGACTATTGATCCACTGCCACAGGAACTTCCCCCGCAGCCCGAATTACATTTATGTTTATGCCCCAGCTTCCAGGGACTGCAGCACTTTCCGGAATGAAACAGTGACAGTCCGCCCCCTTTACAGTGGCCATGTCCGCATTTATGTCCAGCTTCCAGCTGGCCTGGTATCGCCAGAGAAATCATTCCCAGAATCAATATTCCGGTCAGGCCTCCCCTGGCAGTAAATTTATTTATCATATTAACCCATTGCTCCCTGTAAATAATGAGACCGAACTCTTGTTCTTTACATCACTGTGTGTCCAGTGTGTTTCTCATCAACAATATCTCGATAATCTAAAGCACTCTTTTTTGTGTGAAACGAACCAGCTGATTCCCGCATAGAAAATTCAACCAGTCTGATAATGAAAGATTTCCTGTCTTCCTTATCATTCAACCGGACAAACGCTGTTGCCCGGCTGTCAGCTTTGTGTATTTGCCAGAATGCTTTCTCGGGAAAGACACTCTTACTCAAAGCGTATCATGCCTCATTTCAGCGGTCGGATAGAAATCAGAGAAACTCTGAGATTGCCGAATGGAGCTGAACGACTCGAAGCGTCCTGCCGAACCGGAAAGAAATCCACATCAGCCAGACTGAACAAGCATGTCAAAATCTGGCGATTATTGATGGTAAAGCAATCCGTTTGAATGAATATTCACTACTTATAATGAATAATCCCGGTGCACCAGGTATTCCCCCAAACCCATTTATAGAAACTGGTTGTAACAACACGATGATCGCAGTCAAAGCGACGAGAACAGGTTGGATTACTCCGTTTCCTCCGTTGGGGGATAGCAATGGTGAGGGGAATGAGACAACATTGACATTTCAACTAATGAGAACTAAATTGCCATCACCAAAGTGTCGATGCCGACTGATGTATTTGTCACACAAGCCAATATATCTGGACATCTGGTGTTCTGAATATCAAATTTGATCTCAGGCACATAAACTCAGTATAATGCTGGCGATCTGATTCAGGCTCGATAAGCGATTGCATTTTCTGCGCTTCTGAAATTTGCAAACGTTTTTGAAAGCCCGATTTTACAAGTAGTGTGAAACGTCTCTGTGAATGGATTCTGCACTAGACGATGTAAAGTGGTGTGCTGAAAGTCGGTAAACGTTCCTACCCAATTAACCAATCTCAGTGCCTCGACTTAATTAATACATCGAAGTTAAAACTTTTTTTGCAGAAGTGAGATTCAATAATGTTAAGTAAGAGCAGTTTCCGATTTGGTTTTTTGAGTGCCTGTCTGTTTATGTTAAGTACCTCGAGTTCATTCGGTCAGGAATGGGCTCAGAAGATGTTCGACAAAGACAAGATTGACTTCGGGGTGATTGCCCGGGGGTCAGATGCTCAATACCGTCTGAAAATTAAAAATATTTACCCCAATCAAGTGCACATTTCCAATGTCCGCACCACTTGTGGCTGTTCAGCCGCCGAACCTTCCAAGAACATTTTGGAAAGCGGTGAAGAAGGCTATATCCAGGTCAAAATGGATACCGCACGTTTTCAACGACGTAAAGACTCCAATGTGATCATCACCATCGACGCCCCACAGTATGCAGAAATCAAGATTCCGATCACGGCATACATCAGAACAGACGTTGTCTTCACACCAGGTGCCGCCAACTTTGGTTCCGTCGAAGTTGGTAAAGGTGCAGAAACCACAGTCGCACTCGCTTATGCCGGTCGCGATGACTGGGCAATTACCGGGATTCAATCCAAAGACCCCTCCCTGACTGTCAAAGCAGTCGAAACGGCCCGCGGCGGTGGACGGGTTAACTATAATCTGATTCTCACCCTGGCTCCCAATACACCCTTGGGACCAATTCGCGAACAGATCATGCTGAAAACCAACGATGTCAATTTCACCACAGTGCCTCTGCTGGTAGAAGCAAAAGTGGAATCAGATATCACGATCACACCCGAAATAGTTTCGCTGGGAATGATGGTTCCTGGTCAGGAAAAAACCGTAAACGTGGTACTGCGTGGTAAAAAACCATTCGAGATCAATAAAATTGAATGCGAGTCAAACGACGAAGCATTCAAAATCCGGATGCCTAAAACAACCCAGCCGATTCATGTTTTACCACTGACAATTGTTCCACCAAACAAACCCGGTGACTACTCAGAAGAATTCACCGTTACCATCGCTGGCCGGGGTGAACCGATCACCTTCAAAGCCTTCGGTAAGATTTCTGAAACGAAAACGAACTAGTTTTTAACTGGTTCTTCATTGCGAGAAAAAGGGCGTTCTTCGGAGCGCCCTTTTTTTATTGGCTACTCTCATCAACGGGTTCATTCAATCGATCCAGAACAATCTCCAGCATCAAGGGATGCAAACCCAGATGCGCACAGAGCCGAAACCGGGTTTGGGGATATAACTGGCGGAATTCATTCCGAAATTCTTCCAGGTCGTTCTGAACATGTACTCCGGCTGAAAGAAAATAAGGTAACATTAACACTTCAGCCGCGCCTGCTTGCACGCACCTGGCTGCACCTTCAGGAATTGCAGGCTCAGCCAGTTCAAGGTAAGCATATTCAACCACCATAAACTCACAGCGTTCGCGTAACATTGCCGCCAGTTTCACAAGATCCTGATTTGCCTCGTCACGTCGACTGCCATGGGCAATCAATAGTACCGCCTTCGTTCTTGCATCAGACATGGATTCAACCATAATAGAAAGAAATAAACTTTAGTTAACGGAAATGTCCTTCAGATTATAGACGTTTGCTGCACCTCAGACACTGTACAAGTAACTCTTGGTTCTCATACACAAAACTTCTCGAATCAGCGGCCACTGGTTCACTCCCCATATCGAGCAACTATCTTGAACACTCACGAACATGAATCCGCTCCGGACAGACTTGGCGAATATTTGATCGAAAAAAAAATTGGCGCTGGTGGAATGGGTTCGGTATATCTGGCCACGAACATTCACAACGATCAACACGTCGCCATTAAAATTCTCCCCAGCGCACTGGCACGGGAGCCGGGATTTGTTGAACGATTTCATCGTGAAATTGAAGCACTGAAGAAGATGCATAATCCGTATGTCATTGAGTTCTATGACAGCGGAGTGGAAAACGACATTTACTATTATGTCATGGAATATGTCGATGGCGAAACATTAACCAAACGACTCCGACGTGAAAAACGCATCGACTGGAAAACAGTCGTCAACATCTCTATCCAGATCTGTTCCGCACTCAAAGCTTCACATGACGCCGGCATCATTCATCGGGACCTGAAGCCTTCCAACCTGATTCTGAAAGACGATAACACTGTCAAACTGGCTGACTTTGGTGTCGCTCAATTATTCGCCACGGAAAAGCTGACCGTAACCGGGGGAATTATCGGCACGGCAGAGTATATGTCACCAGAACAGGCAGAAGGCAAACGTGTTACCCGGCAAAGTGATTTGTATTCCCTGGGCGCGGTGATGTATGTCATGCTCACCGGCAGACCTCCCTTCAGTGGTAAAACGATGCTGGCCATTATTCAAAAACAGAAGTACGGCCAGTTTGATCGGCCCGGCAGATACGTTGATGATCTCCCCATCTGGCTTGAAGAGATTGTCTGCCAGCTACTTGAAAAGGAGCCCCAGAAACGATTTCCGGATGCCTATGTTCTTTCCCGCCGCCTGCAGGAAGTGATCAATAAATATGAGATGTCGACTTCGGATAATACTTATGCACTTTCAGGAAGCGATGATCCTTCTGTGACTCCGACCCTCGTACAATCTGCTTCAGAACCAGAAGCGGGAGCAGGTACGTTGATGCAGGGGCTGATGCGGGCGCAGTTAGAATCAGAGAGTACCGGCTCAAAACTGAGCCAGATCTTCGACAATACTTATTTCCTGCTGGGTATGCTGGCTGTCCTGATCGCCGGGGGCTACTTCTGGTTTCAGGAACGAGAGCTTACTCCTCAGGAAATGTTTTCACAGGGTAAGCAAATTTTGCAGCAGCCCGAAAACCCGGAATGGTATACGGCACGTGACAAATTTCTGTTACCTTTACTGGAATCAGATCCAGAGCAATGGGAAGAAGTTGTCCAACCACTTATGGAACGAATTAAAGTATATGAAATCCGCTCCAGGGCAGGCATGACAGCGAAACGCAGATCACGTACCGGCCCACTAAATGAAACCCAAAGGTTTATGCTGCTGGCACAACACTACCTGGAAACAGGCAATCTGACACAGGCAGAAATCATACTCTCTGCTCTGGTTGATATACTCAAAGAGAATTCAGAGAACGCCGATAATACCAAACAGAACGAAATGCAGGATCTTGCCCAGCAGATGTTGAATGAACTGCAAAATGACTCTTCGCGCACCGCGGAACGATTCATTATGCTCACACAATCCATGGCAAATGCAGATGCACTCGTCAACGAAAATAAATTCGATGAAGCTGCTCGAGTCTGGAAAGCACTGATCATACTCTACGAACAGGACCAGGCACAGGTAGCTAAAGATATGGTCCAGAAAGCCAGACAAAAACTTGAGACTCTGCCCGCACTGAAACAGGCAGCACAAACGAAATCAGACTCTCAGAAAGAGAACACTAATAATGACTGAAGAACTCGACTTGAAGAAATATATTCGTGAAATTCCGGACTTTCCCAAACCGGGAATTTTGTTTCGAGATATCACACCTCTGCTCGCTGAACCCAAAGCATTTCAGGAAGTCACTGATCGCCTGACTGCATACTATCGTGAGAAACAGATCACGGCGGTCCTCGCCGCCGAAGCACGGGGTTTTATTTTCGCAGCGCCCCTGGCACTTGCGTTAGGCGCCCGCTTCATCCCCATTCGGAAGCCGGGAAAACTCCCCTTTGAAACAAAGGCCTTTCATTACGAACTGGAATATGGTTCCGACTCTCTCGAGATGCATACCGATTCCATTCACTCTGATGACCGTGTGTTAATTGTGGATGACCTGCTGGCAACCGGGGGAACCATCGCCGCTTGTATTGAGCTGGCAAAACACTCACAGGCAGAAGTCGTCAGTTGTGCCTTTCTGATCGAACTCGCATTCCTCAACGGACGGGAAAAAATGAATGGCTGTGATGTCTACTCACTCATTCATTATGACGCAGAATAGATCAGGGAACCCAGATCGCAGCCGGCGATTCAACCGATACCTGCTGTGCGATACGCCGTGCTTTGATGCGAACATAAGGCGCGACAAACCGACCTCGATGACGAAAATGCCCCACTGGTGCGCTGGGATCTGCACGTACCGGCTCGCGCAGGTCTTCGATCACGAAACCCTGACGGCACAGCCCACCTACCAGTTGATCCCAGCGGTGCAGGTATTCGGTTGCGCCGTCCTCCCGATAGGACCGGTCATCTGTTTTAGGCAGCGCGCCCTGCTGATAATACTCCAGACCGACCACATATTCATTCTGTTGATCTCGGCTGGTGATCTGTAGACTCGTCGGGGTTTTATGCTGGCTGATATAGAGTCCCCCCGGACGAAGCACGCGTGCCACTTCCCGGTAAACGGCTTCAACTTCAGGAACATAACAACTGCTCACAGGCTGATGTACAATATCAAATTGCGCATCCCGCAACTCAGACAGATCATCCATCGAGGTTTCAACGATTTTTACCTGCAAACCTCGTCTGCGGGCTTCCTGTTCATCCAACTGCAACATTTTGTTACTGAGATCGACGACCGTTACCTGCGCACCCGCTGATGCATAGAGTATGGACTGCCAGCCTCCTCCGGAAGCCAGACAGAGCACATGCTTGCCAGTGACCGATTCAGGCAGCCAGCCACGTGAATCTAACGTCTGTAAAGGAGAGCGACATTCTTCATCGGTCGCGACCTTGGTAAACTGGCTGCGAACCTCCGCGAGTCGATTCCAGGCGGCACGGTTATGGGACAGGTGGGACATGCGGAAGTCTCGATTTCAAATCGGAACAATCAGGATTCCTGAGTCTGCGATTGAGCTTGCGCATCCAGTAACGCGCCGGCAAAAGTGACCAGATCACCTTTGCCACGTGCCACTCGCAGCAACACATCCAAATGGTCTGTTTTGAGACACAGATCGGTGAAGGAAAAAGTATTCGGATCTTCAAATTGACTGAGATACTTCTCCGCCAGTTCGATGGCCCGGTCATCCTGCCCCACGCGCGTCAGCAGATCAATCAACGCGTAAGCGATCATCTGCTTGTCGTCTTCATCCGGTTCCTGATCCAGTTTACTTTCGAAATAGGCAACCCCCATTTTCTGATCATTCTCATCACCCACCAGGGCTTTGAAAAAGTGCATATGTGCCGGATAAAAATCCTCAAATGGAGTCTCTCCCGGATACTGAAACTGGCTGTCTAACCGTGAACCGTATTCACATAATTCAATGACTTTTGACAAGTGGGGGTCATCGTCAGGCAGAAGGCGGGCAAAGCGTACTACTGAATTTAAATGCGAAACATCGATATGATAGCTGCCGGATTCAAACATCCAGTCTCTACCAGCCATCAGCTCCCGCAGATTGTCTGTGGGCGGAGCCATGGGTACCTTCTGTTGAACCTGGTACTGCAAAGACTGCACGAGATCTGCATATAACTGGTCGACCAGCAGGCAGGCAACCTGCTGCCGCTCTTCTGGTTTCAGTTGAGCATTCATCTGGTCAAACACGGTAATCGTGTTACAGATGCCGTTGACCTGCAACATGATCTCAAATCCTTTTTCCGGATTAGCACCCTCATAAACACAAACCTGGATCAGTTCTTCCACTTTATCTTCGTGTACGGTGCGCGGATTGATTTTCTTTAACGCTTCAGCAACCGGTTCGGGTTCCTGAATGGTCTGGAAGTAGAGCCAGGCATCAGAATATTTTTTGTCTGCCAGGAATAAATTACCAACTTGACGGGCAGCATCGATGTAAGCTTCTTCGAATTCTTTCTTTTGACCTTCCGCCACATTATCAAAACTGGTTGGCTGCAGCAGGCTGGTACCAAGCGCCAGTTTTTTCTGCATCAACAGGGCATCAAACAGACGATGATAATTTTTCTGCGTCGTCAGAGTTTCCACCAATCGATCCAAAACTGCTTTCGGTGACTGCTGCTGTAATTCTTCCAAAGCTGCAAAGGCGTCTGCTGACATGATTATTCTCTTGTCCTTGATCGTTTCAGATTAATGATAGACGATTCTTCTATTGAAATTACTGAGAGATCTGTCCGGCTTAATGGTTTTGATCACTCTCCAGTAACCAGTAACAGACCGTTACCCAGCCCGATAACATGATCACACTAACATGGACGGAATTCAATCCACTTATGGTTAGTTCAGTATTTGACAGTCTGGCTTATGACTCACGAGATTGACTGTATCCAAACAGGCTGATTCTCAGTCTTCCCGGGTCAGTAAACAGTAAGTCGACCCAAGTGTGCATTTCAATTTTTCAGAACTCTTATTGTAAGAATTCCGGGCCTCGTTGAGTACCCTGCCACTTCAGAAAGGGAGGAATCGCGCGGTTTCGCTGGCATTACTCTACAAACAGCAGAGGATTCAATTCACCATTCGTGTCAAAGCGTCCGATGACAGATTCGTAGCTGGTATGATGCCCGAGTACCGCTCGCGCATGTTCCGCTTTTTTCAGACTGCGATAGACCAGCAACTGATGTGCCCCGATACGTAACCGATGTCCGGCTGCTTCATCCCGCGAAGAAATTTTTCCTGATTCACTCACGGTCAGTCGAGACCAGTCTGCCGCCTTGCGCTTCAAATCGGGCTCCCAGTCTATGATCAAGGGAACGTATAGCGCCGTTGCTTCGGAAACCTGTTGCTGTAATATTAATTGATGCTGTTCATTAAAGGTCAGGCTGCCTGGCTGGAAGAAGTCCCGCTCCTGAGGCAATCCAATCGGAAAGATTCGTGCCGTCAGCCCTTTGCTTTTGAGTGTCAATTCATGCGTTTCACTGTCTACCATCCCCGTCACTTCTGCGGCAACGGGCAGGATCGAACGATACTCAATGCTGGCAGCTTCTGTCCCTGTCACAATATCGGAGAGAAATGCAAAGTGCTGGTTGCGGGGAAGTAACAACTGACGTTCAAGCCGAAAACCGGAATCCAGGTCCATCTGCAGTTCAAGGTAATCCGCATCTTCATCCGTGTTCCAGCAGACACAGCACCATTCGCCGTCACCCGTCACGATTTCTCCGTTGACGGTCAGTGAAAAATCCCAGGCTCCCTGAAACAGTAATTTACCCATCGCAGTCAGACTGACGACAGGGATTTCAGCGTTCCAGCTGACAACCAGCAGATTGGAAGTATCAGACCAGTAATTTCGCATCAATGCGTAGGCAGCCCAATCTGACTGAGTTGAAACACATTCCTCCGACTGGATAAAGAATCCAGATCGTTTTTTGACTGTTTGCAGTGACTTTAAATATAAACGCTCTGCACTTCTGGACTGCAGTCCTGCGATCTGGGCAGCAGCAGACAATAACTCAAGATGTGAAACAGTATGTGTCGGACAAAGTGCGATCTGACCACTGGCATCGCAGGCCGCAATGATCTTCTCAACGGACAACTGGAAACGATCCAGGGCTTCTCCATCCCATAGATTTTTACCCCAGATCTGGCCCGCGCAGGTCGCCCGTGTTAAGGTCATCAACCAGTAATCAAGCCGGGCGAAGAAGTCTGCGTGAGGGGTTCCATCATTATCAGTCCGATCGAAAAAACTGTCTCGTAAATTCTGTTGACCCAGTTGACGAAAATTCTTTACCCCGGAAATATCCGAGAACAATAAACCGGCACGCCAGGGAACTTCTCCCGATATCAGAGCAACCTGATCTTCGGGTAGCTCCGAAAAATCTGTTTCTTCCAGTTTGAAACAAAGCGTCATGGCAGAATACAGGCAGGTCCTCCAGACACTGATGAGAGCAGCGGGTGCTAATCGATATCCAAGATTCTCCAGTAATTCGATTAATAGTAACAATTCAAAAGGCTGTAATGGATCAGCGGCAGAAATCTGATCAACCCAACCTACCAGCAGGCGACTGATTTCATCCCAGCTCAGTTCAGGAGCTTTTTTCCGTTGAGAGGCTTTGGAACTTTTTTTGAGTTGAACCGGTAGCTTTCTGGCTGATCGAATCAGGTTGATCAAATCTGAAGTGCGACAGGTTTCGTCTACTGAATCATCAGTCCAGAGCGTAGACCACTGCATTTCAGCAGCCAGTTTTCCTGATCGCTTCAGTTTGGCAATGGATTTCAAATTCGCAGACAACCCTTTACAGAATCGACCCAGATCTCCAGACTGAGCACCTTTCATCAGATCGCCCGTCGGCTTCGATTTCCATTGAATGGACTGCAAAAATTCTTCGTCAGAAACAGTAAACAGCTGCTGTGGCACTGCTTGACCAAATTCGATTGACATTGTTTTTTCCATTTGATGGTTCCCCAACAACAACTGAGAATTTCACACCCACGACAGTTGAGATTCAGGTCAGGCTCGCGCTACGCCGAATTGAGATGAAACAAGAACAGGGGTCTGGCCCCTTGATCATTACACAAAATGCGCCGACTGGTGATAATAGGGTAACGGTATTTCCGCCGAAATCAATTGATCCAGACACCATTCAACATGACTCTTGAAACATAGGCCCTGGAATCTAACAAAAGATCACTGCCTGAATCGGGTGCAGAATATTCGGGTAATTGGATGAGAGCCAGATCCGCTCGTTTACCGACAGCCAGCGACCCCAACTCGTCCGACAGTTCCAGCGCGCGTGCGCCCGCTAAAGTACCACATTCCAGAATTAATCCGGTAGAGACCTCCGGAAACGTATCCCGCAGAAACTGTAGTTCTTTCCAGAGACTGAGATCGGGATTTGAGGCCCGACTGTCTGTCCCCAGAGCCACATTGATTCCCTGACTGATCAAACGGTACCAGGGATGGGGGCGATGGCCGAAGTAATGATGAGTGCGCGGGCAGTAAACGACAGAGATCTGGGGAGCCTGCTTCAGAAATTCCATTTCGGCATCACCAAAATAATTTCCATGGACGGCCAGCGCAGAGGTGAGTTCCGCCAGTGGTACG
The sequence above is a segment of the Gimesia algae genome. Coding sequences within it:
- a CDS encoding serine/threonine protein kinase, with amino-acid sequence MIEKKIGAGGMGSVYLATNIHNDQHVAIKILPSALAREPGFVERFHREIEALKKMHNPYVIEFYDSGVENDIYYYVMEYVDGETLTKRLRREKRIDWKTVVNISIQICSALKASHDAGIIHRDLKPSNLILKDDNTVKLADFGVAQLFATEKLTVTGGIIGTAEYMSPEQAEGKRVTRQSDLYSLGAVMYVMLTGRPPFSGKTMLAIIQKQKYGQFDRPGRYVDDLPIWLEEIVCQLLEKEPQKRFPDAYVLSRRLQEVINKYEMSTSDNTYALSGSDDPSVTPTLVQSASEPEAGAGTLMQGLMRAQLESESTGSKLSQIFDNTYFLLGMLAVLIAGGYFWFQERELTPQEMFSQGKQILQQPENPEWYTARDKFLLPLLESDPEQWEEVVQPLMERIKVYEIRSRAGMTAKRRSRTGPLNETQRFMLLAQHYLETGNLTQAEIILSALVDILKENSENADNTKQNEMQDLAQQMLNELQNDSSRTAERFIMLTQSMANADALVNENKFDEAARVWKALIILYEQDQAQVAKDMVQKARQKLETLPALKQAAQTKSDSQKENTNND
- a CDS encoding sirohydrochlorin chelatase, which produces MVESMSDARTKAVLLIAHGSRRDEANQDLVKLAAMLRERCEFMVVEYAYLELAEPAIPEGAARCVQAGAAEVLMLPYFLSAGVHVQNDLEEFRNEFRQLYPQTRFRLCAHLGLHPLMLEIVLDRLNEPVDESSQ
- a CDS encoding Ig-like domain-containing protein, which gives rise to MLSKSSFRFGFLSACLFMLSTSSSFGQEWAQKMFDKDKIDFGVIARGSDAQYRLKIKNIYPNQVHISNVRTTCGCSAAEPSKNILESGEEGYIQVKMDTARFQRRKDSNVIITIDAPQYAEIKIPITAYIRTDVVFTPGAANFGSVEVGKGAETTVALAYAGRDDWAITGIQSKDPSLTVKAVETARGGGRVNYNLILTLAPNTPLGPIREQIMLKTNDVNFTTVPLLVEAKVESDITITPEIVSLGMMVPGQEKTVNVVLRGKKPFEINKIECESNDEAFKIRMPKTTQPIHVLPLTIVPPNKPGDYSEEFTVTIAGRGEPITFKAFGKISETKTN
- the lpxK gene encoding tetraacyldisaccharide 4'-kinase — translated: MDEVEYLRIISGQRQDWRARLLYKPCFRFLSLLYRVGVSVRNRMFDWRLRSVRTVEVPVISLGNLTTGGTGKTPFVAYLTQWFQNHQKQVALLSRGYRALPGEVNDEKLLLDRLCPGVPHFQNPDRGDSAVKAIQEGAQILILDDGFQHRKLERTVDLVLIDAVCPWGYGSLLPRGLMREPKSSLRRADFVILTRVDQCSAPELEQLSQELTRLVPADRIATATFQPRVLINVKNEALSLKSVNGKRVWAFCAIGNPAGFRLTLEQAGFDVAGLQVFADHHHYSSDDVQEIGAQAREAEVDLILTTGKDLVKMSEPMFCGVPVWGVEIGVEIREGSEFLEQVLQGLIK
- a CDS encoding class I SAM-dependent methyltransferase, with product MSHLSHNRAAWNRLAEVRSQFTKVATDEECRSPLQTLDSRGWLPESVTGKHVLCLASGGGWQSILYASAGAQVTVVDLSNKMLQLDEQEARRRGLQVKIVETSMDDLSELRDAQFDIVHQPVSSCYVPEVEAVYREVARVLRPGGLYISQHKTPTSLQITSRDQQNEYVVGLEYYQQGALPKTDDRSYREDGATEYLHRWDQLVGGLCRQGFVIEDLREPVRADPSAPVGHFRHRGRFVAPYVRIKARRIAQQVSVESPAAIWVP
- a CDS encoding adenine phosphoribosyltransferase — its product is MTEELDLKKYIREIPDFPKPGILFRDITPLLAEPKAFQEVTDRLTAYYREKQITAVLAAEARGFIFAAPLALALGARFIPIRKPGKLPFETKAFHYELEYGSDSLEMHTDSIHSDDRVLIVDDLLATGGTIAACIELAKHSQAEVVSCAFLIELAFLNGREKMNGCDVYSLIHYDAE